Within Lytechinus pictus isolate F3 Inbred chromosome 7, Lp3.0, whole genome shotgun sequence, the genomic segment gcttatcattttatttattcattctttaaaatataatacCTAATGTAAATCAGGATGATGCATACATTCAATCAAACATATGTATGTAAGCTAAAACAAGATATCACAGAAGCTTGTAATCTTAATTTAACAGAACTCATTTGTTGTTGATATCCAGGCTACATGAGTCCCGTTCAACGCAATGGCCCAGCCTTGAAGAGACCATCTCAGATACCATCAGGAGGACAGCCGGGGAACACAAACCCAGCAGTACCCCAGTGGGAACCAATAGGGGCACCTGTCGGACGACGGCCTGGTCTAGCGCAACTGGGTCTACCAGACTTTACCAAAGATAATGGACAGCCACCAACAGGTACCGGTAATTCTTGTAATATATGCAGTTTAAACCTTTATCCTACTAAGTTCCAATATGGTATGGTCTGATAATCATTTCCTACTTTATTCAATAtaccttcatcaccatcattgggcagtataatcatcatcttcatcatcatcatcatcattaccatcaccattattattaccatcatcaccatcattatcatcatcattatcatcatcaccatcatcaccattatcatcaccaccatcatcaccatcatcatcatcaccatcatcctcctcctcatcatcatcatctccaccatcaccatcatcatcaccatcaccattatcatcataatcatcatcatcatcaccatcatcaccatcactatcagcatcacaatcatcatcacaatcaccatcatcatcacaatcaccatcatcattatcaccatcaccattatcatcataatcatcatcaccatcactatcatcatcatcacaatcaccatcaccagcaacatcataatcatcaccaacatcaccattatcatcatcaacatcaccatcatcattgtcatcaccattatcaccatcaacatcaccatcatcattatcaccattatcatcatcaccatcatcactatcatcatcaccataatcatcatcatcaccatcaaattcatcatcatcattatcaccattatcattatcatcaccatcaccatcactatcatcatcaccatcatcatgtcACCATCACCAGcagcatcataatcatcatcatcaccatcaccaacatcaccatcgtcatcaccattatcatcatcatcatcaacatcatcattatcaccatcaacatcattatcatcattatcaccattatcatcattatcatcatcaccatcatcaccatcaacaccatcaccatcactatcatcatcaccatcattatcatcatcatcaccatcatcattatcaccattatcatcataatcatcaccatcactatcatcatcaccatcatcatcatgtcacCATCACCAGcagcatcataatcatcaccaacatcaccatcgtcatcatcattatcaccgttatcatcatcatcaccatcagcatcatcattatcatcaccatcaacatcatcatcatcatcttcttctccatctccatccccctcctcctcatcaccagCATCATCTCCATCTCCACATTTccatcccctccccccccccacctccagCTTATGGAGTATTCCTTACTACTCATAAAGGTACCAATACCATTCATTGAGGTAAACAGTGATAGTCATTCTCTGTCCAAACTATCTTCACAGTGacttatttctttgtttgtttatttgtttttgccCCAAGAACACCATAGTGGATATGGTGACCGTGGTTTGCCCAGTCAACGAGGGGGGTCTCCCCATCTCCCCGCTAATGCCTTTAGACAAGACAAGCCACCTCATGTTGGTAAGTAAAATACCAAAGTCTTACAAagggttacgattgatccaatcgactacaactatggaaagccagcaatgtcaccATTTAAACTACACTTGTTCAGACTGTTTtctagatatacatgtaaggtatatttatacattcattgttttctttaaaattctgCGTGCTTTTCTTTGTTGACAACAGACATTGTGCAAATGTCCTGTAGAATAAAATTGTGACAGAGATGGATAGCTTAGGTTGATCGAATCATCGTAAccctttgtaagatggggcccagggtcctgtttcacaaagagttaaaatTGATCCAATCGACCACAAAGTATGCAAAGCCAGCAAGTCAAcattaaaaatgcatatttttcaaatttgttttttagATTGATAATAAATgttgtcttgacaattcagtttGCTCCTCCTTGTTTCCAAAAGACATAGAACAATTTTCTGTATGAAAAATGATGACTTCGATGGATTTCTATatatcggatcaatcataactctttgtaagactggacTCTGTCGAGCCTGTATTGTTCAGGAACAACCATAACCATGACAATTGCTTTCTGAAAATTCACGCATCTATATCTCACTTTcaacttgaaattattttgatatgtcTCCCTGTCGGTGCATTTACATGCAATCCTTTGtacagcaaaaaataaaaataaaagaattgcagctacatgtatatttgagtGCATTTTTAACATATGCCCTTATAAATAGGTctgatatttcaatttctttgtcAATTTTACaggaaattgatttttgttatcttttaaatTTGATCCAAGTTAAAGGCAACAAATGCATTCACCCAAGagtcaaatcaatattttaattattttacttCCTAAACGAATAATTAAATGATTTTCAGATACAATACAATGTGTCCTTGGATCCAAATCAGTCCTAGCctagaatttaatatgaatattgttttttttttggtattttacattttgttattAAGAGATGTGGATATAAATGGATTTGAATAGAATGTTTATTTGTAAATTTCAGGTAATGTACCAGATATGCCTCTTCCTCCGGGCTGGACAGTAGATAGGACGATGAGGGGGAGGAAGTTTTATATTGAGTAAGTCAAAACCCTTTTTTTCCTCCCAGTAATCCTATTATTGCTTGAACATTCTCACCGGACAAAGTTTTGAGAGATAAAACATAAAACCATTGGTATAGTGGTTCcaactctcgccttgtaatcggGGAtcatgtgttcaaatcccaccaaggcctagcgtcctttggcaaggcatcaatccacactttgccactctctacccaggCGTTGAATATgtacctggtaggatgtgaaagcctactGAGGTCCTTTTTCCAAGCAgtgataataatacactgtcccacaagTTCTAATCCATGTTGGAAATCTTCCGTGGGATCTATGTTCCATTTAGATTCCATAATTCCACAAAATCAGGTTCAggttaatgtaccagatctagatgggggcatcgtggtctggtggttacgactctcgtctttcaatcagagggacgtgggttcgaatcccagccaggGCAtggtttccttcagcaagaaatttacccacattgtgctgcaatcaacccaggtgaggtgaattaaTTTGTGGAATGCGCTGAGCgctaaagccgggataataataacaatgcgcctcggaatagattattctAGATAGatagcgctatataaatgtgtattataataatgataataataattattattattattattattatcattattatcattactatgtAAGATGATGGAGTGACAAATGTGATTTTGAAgacttttgaagaaaatgaaatcattgtttGCTGGGAACTACATTAGTTTATAAACTTTGAGTTGTATGTTCTCACCAATCAAGCACtctaaagaaaatatttttaaatattgtgtttgtctccctctctctctctctctatgcaGTCATAACACCCAGACAACTCATTGGAGCCATCCACTGGAAAAGGAGGGCTTGCCTCCTGGTTGGGAGAAAGTTGAATCTAGAGAGCACGGAACATACTATGTCAAGTAtgtaataataagaataatacatCACTTATATAGCACATAATGAACAGGAAGTttctctatgcgctttacaatAGACAAAATTACACATCATAATATAACAAAGAATATGCATATATAACAGTATTACTTAATATTTGAACATGCAAAGAACTCCATGAATTGGTAACCACAAAATAATTATCAATACTACATTACACCTAattatgaattatgttttgAGGTAATTTGTTCCAAAGGGTTGGTCCAGCTACAGCAAATGGATCTACTACCAAAGTAGCATGTGTGGGTTTTGGGAATTTGAAGTGCTTGTACTCGATCTGTTGGCTCAAACTTTATTCAACTTGtgcgtttttttttgtttgtaaaacaaaaagtaaagtaGTATCAAACATATTCAGAGGCACATTTCACTTTGAAATACGCATCTGCAtatttgtgaaagaaaaaaaaatacaagttgaATATTATCTGTAAGATAtcattaaaattgattattttcaattcaatttcatttatttcattcattataataaaaacatttagaACAAACATAGAACATTAACACAATAAAagataacaatgaaaataacacatgcaaaGTATACAtgcaaaaatatatgaaaatgaggAATCAGTAAGAAAGAACTATTGCGTCTTATTTGGTACTGATCCccattgaaaatttgtttattacTTACAAAATAGTTAGTAAGAACAATTTACGCAATAACTATGAAAAGTTCGCTAAAAATTTGTttccttctctttatttttttcacatatttcattttagttCATCCACTTATACTTTATATTAACAAATTAAAGTAAAATGGATGGGACTAAGGAAATTAAATAGCTATTTATCCGTTTTTATCACTATTTGCCAGTCACGTCACAAAGACCGCGCAGTACAGACATCCAAACGCACCCAAGATTCCACGATACGAACCTACCCCGCCCATCCCAAAGAGTCTGCCCATCCCACCCCAGTCATCAAACATCAACCCAGCGACCCGTTCACAAGGTCAAGCCGGCCAGGCAAACAACTTCTGGGTACCACCGAACCCTTATCTTTACACAGGTGAGATTACCAGGGTCCCTTAACACagaggttagcgattgatcgtatgaTTATTTGTACATTATGGTCaataaaatcaattgcaaagaTGTTCTTCCATGATGATGGCTAAGCTCTGTTTAATGGGCCCGGAAGACTTTAGTAGCATTCTCTCAATGCAGATTGACTGATATTGTTACGATATGTAATCACCACAACAAATAACATGTAAATTTGATGAGgttattttcccttttattaTAAGGAGTAAAGCGAAGTagataaaataacaaattatcTTACCTATCCATCAGCGGGTAACTTGAAGAGATCAATTCTGTTATTATTTTCTATCCAAATGGGCTGGCAAAGAGTCGTTAAGTTAAAGACCACACTgctggcgatgatgaaatgGATGTTGAAAAGCGATGGGCGATCACAGTCACTGTACTGAGCTAAAATAAAATATCCTTGAAGACAAAGTCAATTTTGATAAACGGTTGATTTCAGCATTCCATGGGTtgaacaggttgatgatctcgaggagaactgagaattcctctttTAAACTAGTCGCTAATAGTTTGTTGATAAATGAGAATATCAAAGGGGAAGTAGTTTGGTACCTGGAAGGATTAAGTCTTTCAATGAACTGAACAGTACAATCGATACAATTTTTTGCCATTTAATGATTGCAGATCCCATAAAgttaaataatgtaaaatgcaattattaaaaaaaacatggatatTACAAGTGGTACAATAAATGGGACTTTCCTCCTTTGAAATGAAATGGCTTTACATGAGGGGATAAGGAGCTCATATTTGAACATTGCATTGCTCGACTATTTATGCAGAGATGAATAAgtgtaaatattcaaataatatcTTTACAAATACTTTGgatttaatattcataatttcactGAAAAATATAGTTTTTGTTAAATGTGTTTGCAGAAATACCAAACTGGTTGGATGTGTATTACAAGGCTTCTCCCGAGCACGATCATAAGCTGAAGTGGGACCTGTTCAGACTGCCGGAGTTAGATGCATTTCAAGCCATGTTAACAAGGTTATATAAAGAAGATTTAAGAACAGTGGTAATGGACTATGAAGCTTACAGGCAATCATTACTCAGGGAGATTGAAAGGAGACATGTCAGGCAATTACATATACAGGTAGAGTGTTCAAGTCACGTTGATTCACAGTTACTATTTAGGGCCCGGTTGCACAAAACTTAGGGATTAATCATGGGACTGATTTGTATTATTGACTGCATTGATTATAGTGTatgatcaattttaaaaatgagctccaaattcaatcgctaagctttatgtaacagggccctgtagtttttttttttattattattaaatctgTTTCATTATATGCATCTGctcatttaatttcaatttgctGTTATACTGTTATTGCATTTTGAAACATAatgtatggtttttttttcttctttggtcaCTGCAtgttatatatttgttttctctGTTATGTGTTTTTGTTTGTAAACTCACATTTTTAATCTTCGGACTTTTTGATGAGTATTTTTGAGGAAAAAACcgaaatgaatttgaatttttatttcaaagctCCAAGTTAAGTTTATGATAACTTTATATCACAAGGGCTTGAATACAAGACAAAACGAAAGTGTGATTCTTCATTTTGAAAATCGAGttgaattttgatttaatttattaaaCTCTTTTAAACAAGCGATTATTTAGATGTTTTGAATTTTAGATAACAAACTTCAAATCATAAATCAGTAATATGACGATAGAGTCTTTAAAAGAACAAATTCAGATGACATTATCGGCATAGAGATTTGAATGaagacttaaaggagaatgaaatctttggaacaagatagcttgtgtgaaaacagaaaaatcaaagaaacagatcaacgaaagtttgagaaaaatcggacaaaaatgagagttataagcat encodes:
- the LOC129264380 gene encoding protein salvador homolog 1-like, which encodes MLLRKKDSSKPLPPEGIAGKYTKKETSPWLQGYMSPVQRNGPALKRPSQIPSGGQPGNTNPAVPQWEPIGAPVGRRPGLAQLGLPDFTKDNGQPPTEHHSGYGDRGLPSQRGGSPHLPANAFRQDKPPHVGNVPDMPLPPGWTVDRTMRGRKFYIDHNTQTTHWSHPLEKEGLPPGWEKVESREHGTYYVNHVTKTAQYRHPNAPKIPRYEPTPPIPKSLPIPPQSSNINPATRSQGQAGQANNFWVPPNPYLYTEIPNWLDVYYKASPEHDHKLKWDLFRLPELDAFQAMLTRLYKEDLRTVVMDYEAYRQSLLREIERRHVRQLHIQQQQIAYQQHGYPQPAQAHGHHPQQQQQQQQQEQQQRPVGQLNQLQQHPGLRQQHEQPQQALSHQQQLAILYQQLLKQQQQQQQKLHQQTHGAKDSRETRI